GCCATTGATGCAGGGGACTACAACTATGCGATCGCTTTCCAAGAGCGTATTCGTCTGCCAGATGACAAAATGGCCTACTACCAAGACCTGGCAGAAATGTATGTGGGCGATGATGTTTCTACCGACTTCTACGCTTGGGTTTTCCCCAAATACGACCACGTAGCTGTTGGTACGGGCACCATGCACGTCAATAAAGCTGACATCAAAAAGCTGCAAGCAGGAATTCGCACCCGTGCTGCGAAGCGTCTAGAAGGTGGCGAAATTATCAAGGTGGAAGCTCACCCCATTCCTGAGCACCCCAGACCTCGCCGTGTGGTAGGCCGTGTGGCACTCGTTGGCGATGCTGCGGGTACGGTCACCAAGTCTTCGGGCGAAGGGATCTACTTTGCGGCTAAGTCTGCTCGGATGTGTGCTGAAGCGATTGTGGAATTCTCCAACCAAGGCCAGCGGATTCCGACCGAAGCTGACTTGAAGGTGTACATCAAGCGCTGGGACAAAATGTACGGCCTCACCTACAAGGTGTTGGACATCCTACAATCTGTCTTCTACCGCTCAGATGCCACCCGTGAAGCGTTTGTAGAAATGTGCGCTGACATGGATGTGCAGAAGCTGACTTTTGATAGCTACCTGTACAAAACCGTGGTACCTGCTAACCCCTTGGTACAACTCAAAATCACAGCTAAAACGATTGGTAGCTTGCTACGCGGTAACGCTCTCGCTCCCTAATTGATTTAGCGCAGTCCTCCATTCGCAATTACTCCAATCGCGATCGCTTGACTTAACAGTTAGGCGATCGTTTTTTATGCTAATTAACGTATTACTCTATCTTCTTGACGAGATTAAGGCCAAAAATTTTTTAGTGGCTCATTAAACTCTAATCACAAAGACTTAAGAAGTGGGAAAACTACTTTACAAAGTCGCTAACTATGAGATGCAGATGCCAACAAGAGTATTTCTATGTAATCGGGAAACTTGGTATCACAGTGTTGAAGATGAAATAAAACAAGCAAAAGAATCATTAGCTAAAGGCGAAATTCATCAAGGTGCTTGGACTTGTGGCGGCGTTAAGTCCATAGAGGTCAACGATAATGCTTACTTCAAGAGGGTAGGCAGTGAGCCTCTTGGCTTCTTTGCGTATGGACGAATTGTTGCTGCTGAAAAAGAGTATCAACTTAGGCTAGTAGAAGAAGACTACAGTAATGTCAGTGAAGCATATGAAGCCTGCTATGACGATGAAGGAAATGTGGTTTTAGCTGTTGCTTATGAATGGCACTCAGTTGTTGATTACAATCAAACTCTAGAAATCAAACGACTCAAGCAGGATTTAGAGTTTTCAAAGACTAATTTTCATTTTCAGGGGTCAGGAGGAAGTTTTAGAGAGGAATGTATTAGCCTACTAAATGAATATTGGAGAAGGCATGTTCTGAATCTATCAAGACAAGGATTTGGAGTTCATCTAGCAGAAATTCTCTATAAAGCAGCACAAGAGAGTAGTAACCAAAAACTGTATGTAGAAGCTATTGAAAAATTCACTCAAGCTATTCACATCGACCCTAATTATGCCAAAGCTTATATTGGTCGAGGAAATGTATATCAAACGCTAGGAGATCAGCGTGAAGCTTTGCACAACTATGATGAAGCAATTCAAATAAAATCTACAAACAACTCAATCGCCTACTACCAACGAGGAATTATTCATACTGAGTTAGGCAATAAACAGAAAGCGATAGAGGATTTTACCAAAGCTGAAAAACTGTTTCTGGACAAAGCAGATTTAGTTAACTATCAGAAAGTTCAGGAAAGAATCAAAACGTTAACTTCAGGTAAGACCTTAGAACTAAGTGAGCTTGCTGCTTTAAGAGAGCGTATTGTTGACGTTCCTAGCACAGCAAAAAGCTTGAAAGAGGCGAGAAAAGGAATCCTAGTTTCTATTATTCGACGGCAAGGCCAATCCCTATTTCGGCAAAAGCTACTTGAAGCGTATAACAACCAGTGTGCAATAACAGACTGTGGCGTAGAGGAGGCTTTAGAAGCAGCTCACATTATTCCTTACAGCGAAAATGGCAGTAATCAGATCGTAAATGGACTGTTACTGAGAGCCGATTTACATACACTCTTCGATCTCAACTTAATTGCAATAGAGCCAAAAACTTATACGGTAGTGCTCCACCCTAGCCTTCTCCAAAGTAGCTATGGTGGACTGCATCAGAAAAACTTATGCCTTCCTTCATCCACAAATTACAAGCCTAGTCAAGAAGCACTTCAACAACGCTGGAACCAGTGTGAGTGGGCTAGAAATCATGAGTAAGAGTAAGGTGCGATCGCCATGCAAAAGCTAGCCTGCATTGGTGAGGAGCGATCGCAGGCTGAGCTAGAGAGGATGAAAACTGAATTTGTAGAACGAGTGACCTTATTCCGCTAAGGCTGCTTCCACATCTTCCGACTTTTCATGGCTGGGTAACTCCAGGCAATAGCCTGCACCATACACAGTCTTGATGTAGCGCGGGTGACGCGGGTCTGGTTCTAGCTTGGTTCTCAAGTGCCTGACGTGAACCCGAATGGTTTCGATGTCATCATCGGGGTCGTAGCCCCAAACTTCCTTAAGAATTTCGCTCGGTGAAACCGTTTGACCATGCCGCTGCAACAGACAATGTAAAAGTTCAAATTCTAAATGAGTTAACTTAACCGTTTGATCAAACCAGATTGCTTCAAATCGTTCTGGCACCAGAGTCAGAGGCCCGTAATTCAGAATCTCACTGTGCTTAGCCGCTTGAGGAATGCGATCGGTACGACGCAACAAAGCTCGCACTCTAGCCAGCATTTCTTCCAGCTCAAAAGGCTTGGTGAGATAGTCATCCGCACCCGCATTAAACCCTTCTACCTTGTCTTGGGTTTGGCTCAGGGCAGTCAGCATCAGGACTGGAATGTCTGCGGTTCGCTCGTCTCGGCGGAGGCGCTGGCAAACGGTAAAACCGTCTACCTTGGGTAGCATCAGATCCAGCATGATTAAATCTGGCTGCAATTGCAAAGCTAGGGCCTGACCTTTAATGCCATCCGGCGCTTGGCTCACATCATACCCAGCCATTTCCAGGTTGACTGCCACTAGCTCTGAAATCGCAGGATCATCATCAATAACAAGTATCCGGGGCATCATTAAGAAGTCTTCTCTACAGTGATTTTTTAAGGTTCAATACGAACCGCTTGAGGAATGCGAAGATTCCTGTACAGATTATAAGCAACGATTCTAAATCCTTCCTAAAGGATGATGTAAGACTTGCTCAACAATCGTTTTTCATTGGCAGTAGGTTTCGATACTTAGCTTCTCATGAGGAAGGTAAAACTTTGATTTTGTTAGCGGTCCTGCTCCTGGCTTTGGGAGGAATCGGGCTTTTTTCAGCAAGAGTACAGCAATCGATCGCCAGTGCTCCCCAGCTACAGCCCATGCCAGCAAGTGCGATCGCAACTGAGAAACTACCGCGTGTCTCAGTCATTATTCCTGCCTATAACGAGGCTGAGAACATTCAAGAGTGCATGATGGCAGTACTCAACAGCACCCATTTGCCCCCAGAGCAATTTGAACTGTGGGTGGTGGATGACCAGTCTTCAGATAATACACTTGCGATCGCCCAAGCTTTACAGGCCAGTCTCAATGCTCCGCGACTAAAAGTTCTAGCGGGTCAGTCTCGCCCCTCAGGAGAAGTATGGGCTGGCAAAAATTGGGCTTGTACCCAAGGCGTAGAACAGGCCAATGGTGACTTCCTATTATTTATTGATGCAGACACTCGTTTACAGCCCCAAGGGCTTGAGACAGCGCTGCAAACGGCAGTTCAGGAGAACGTTGATTTATTGAGTTGTGGCCCTGGCTTGATCTGTGGGTGCTTAGCTGAGTGGCTCGTGCAACCGCTCATGTTTAATCAACTCATTGCTGCCTTCAACTTTGCCGAGGTCAATGATCCCACCACAACCACAGCCTTTGCCGCAGGCCCATTTATGCTGTTCCGGCGGACGGCTTACGAGCACCTGGGTGGTCATCGCGCCGTAGCTAGCCAAATTGTTGAGGATGTGGAACTAGCTCGACGCACTAAACAAAATGGGCTAAAGCTGCAATACGTGATTGGGGCCAATATCGTCAAAGTGCGGATGTATCGCTCTTGGGCCGCTCTCTGGGAAGGCTGGACCAAAAACCTCTATTTGGGGGCGCACCGGAGTATCAACTTGATGCTTTATCTAGCGTTGATTGTCTTAGTGGTTTACTCTGTGCCGTGGCTGGGACTCGCGATCGCTCTCTATCGAGTTTTTACTGGCCCCCTCAATGGGCTAGATTACGCAGCCACTGGGGTTGCTCTCATCGCAATTTTGCTCCAGTACAACCTACGACGCATTGGTAGCCAAGCCTCTGGCAGCTCTACTCGCTATTGGTGGCTGAGTGGATTAGGGGGGCTATTGGTAGCCGCGATCGCGATTGGCTCAATTATTAAAACAGAAACAGGTTGGGGCTGGACCTGGCGGGGTCGCGTATTGCAGTTGCCTGAAGAATCTGTTCCTTAAACTTTCCCTTTACCAAAGGCTGCTGCCTCTTTTCTATCCCGCTTCGGTTGCCAGCAACTCTACTAGCGCCTGAGCCAGATATTCATATTGCGGCACTGTGTTGTAAATCTGCGCGGCTACCCGGACTAAGCGCTTTTGTCCCCCAGGCCAAGGCACGATTGGCACTTCGATACCGTATTGGTTGAGGAGAGCGGTCTGCAAAGCCTGGTAAGAGCCATTGGGTAGCGGCACTACTGCTAAAGCTGCAATCATGTCATCGGGACAGGGTGGCGAGACGTTTAGGGCTTCACACAGAATTTCTCTAGCTGCTAGAGCCTTCGCACGATTCTGCGCCATTAATTCTGGCCAACCCCCAGGCAACAAGCTTCCCATGAACTGAATCGCGGCGGGTATAGACAAATAAGTGCTCGGATCATAGGTTCCGGGCCAGTCAAACTCTAGACGAAATCGTGAGCGATCGCTGCGGGGGGAGTTAGCACCGTGGCTAATGGTCAAAGGACGAATTTGAGCTTGGTGATCACGCTGCACGTACAGAAACGCTGCCCCTTTAGGCGCACACAACCATTTATGGCAATTACCTGTGTAATACGTCGCGCCA
The sequence above is a segment of the Trichocoleus desertorum ATA4-8-CV12 genome. Coding sequences within it:
- the chlP gene encoding geranylgeranyl reductase — translated: MALRVAVVGGGPAGSSAAETLAKAGIETYLFERKLDNAKPCGGAIPLCMVEEFDLPLNIIDRQVRKMKMISPSNVEVSIGSTLKEGEYIGMCRREVLDGFMRDRAEKLGAKLINGTVHKLEIPSNNKDPYTLHYADHSNGSLEGTAKTLQVDLVVGADGANSRIAKAIDAGDYNYAIAFQERIRLPDDKMAYYQDLAEMYVGDDVSTDFYAWVFPKYDHVAVGTGTMHVNKADIKKLQAGIRTRAAKRLEGGEIIKVEAHPIPEHPRPRRVVGRVALVGDAAGTVTKSSGEGIYFAAKSARMCAEAIVEFSNQGQRIPTEADLKVYIKRWDKMYGLTYKVLDILQSVFYRSDATREAFVEMCADMDVQKLTFDSYLYKTVVPANPLVQLKITAKTIGSLLRGNALAP
- a CDS encoding tetratricopeptide repeat protein, which produces MPTRVFLCNRETWYHSVEDEIKQAKESLAKGEIHQGAWTCGGVKSIEVNDNAYFKRVGSEPLGFFAYGRIVAAEKEYQLRLVEEDYSNVSEAYEACYDDEGNVVLAVAYEWHSVVDYNQTLEIKRLKQDLEFSKTNFHFQGSGGSFREECISLLNEYWRRHVLNLSRQGFGVHLAEILYKAAQESSNQKLYVEAIEKFTQAIHIDPNYAKAYIGRGNVYQTLGDQREALHNYDEAIQIKSTNNSIAYYQRGIIHTELGNKQKAIEDFTKAEKLFLDKADLVNYQKVQERIKTLTSGKTLELSELAALRERIVDVPSTAKSLKEARKGILVSIIRRQGQSLFRQKLLEAYNNQCAITDCGVEEALEAAHIIPYSENGSNQIVNGLLLRADLHTLFDLNLIAIEPKTYTVVLHPSLLQSSYGGLHQKNLCLPSSTNYKPSQEALQQRWNQCEWARNHE
- a CDS encoding response regulator transcription factor, encoding MPRILVIDDDPAISELVAVNLEMAGYDVSQAPDGIKGQALALQLQPDLIMLDLMLPKVDGFTVCQRLRRDERTADIPVLMLTALSQTQDKVEGFNAGADDYLTKPFELEEMLARVRALLRRTDRIPQAAKHSEILNYGPLTLVPERFEAIWFDQTVKLTHLEFELLHCLLQRHGQTVSPSEILKEVWGYDPDDDIETIRVHVRHLRTKLEPDPRHPRYIKTVYGAGYCLELPSHEKSEDVEAALAE
- a CDS encoding glycosyltransferase family 2 protein, producing the protein MPASAIATEKLPRVSVIIPAYNEAENIQECMMAVLNSTHLPPEQFELWVVDDQSSDNTLAIAQALQASLNAPRLKVLAGQSRPSGEVWAGKNWACTQGVEQANGDFLLFIDADTRLQPQGLETALQTAVQENVDLLSCGPGLICGCLAEWLVQPLMFNQLIAAFNFAEVNDPTTTTAFAAGPFMLFRRTAYEHLGGHRAVASQIVEDVELARRTKQNGLKLQYVIGANIVKVRMYRSWAALWEGWTKNLYLGAHRSINLMLYLALIVLVVYSVPWLGLAIALYRVFTGPLNGLDYAATGVALIAILLQYNLRRIGSQASGSSTRYWWLSGLGGLLVAAIAIGSIIKTETGWGWTWRGRVLQLPEESVP